In the Microtus pennsylvanicus isolate mMicPen1 chromosome 6, mMicPen1.hap1, whole genome shotgun sequence genome, one interval contains:
- the Slc6a3 gene encoding sodium-dependent dopamine transporter isoform X2, translating to MSKSKCSVGPMSSVVAPPKESNAMGPREVELILVKEQNGVQLTNSTLINPPQTPVEAQERETWSKKIDFLLSVIGFAVDLANVWRFPYLCYKNGGGAFLVPYLLFMVIAGMPLFYMELALGQFNREGAAGVWKICPILKGVGFTVILISFYVGFFYNVIIAWALHYFFSSFTMDLPWIHCNNTWNSPNCSDAQASNSSDGLGLNDTFGTTPAAEYFERGVLHLHQSSGIDDLGPPRWQLTACLVLVIVLLYFSLWKGVKTSGKVVWITATMPYVVLTALLLRGVTLPGALDGIKAYLSVDFYRLCEASVWIDAATQVCFSLGIGFGVLIAFSSYNKFTNNCYRDAIITTSINSLTSFSSGFVVFSFLGYMAQKHNVPIGDVATDGPGLIFIIYPEAIATLPLSSAWAAVFFLMLLTLGIDSAMGGMESVITGLVDEFQLLHRHRELFTLGIVLATFLLSLFCVTNGGIYVFTLLDHFAAGTSILFGVLIEAIGVAWFYGVKQFSDDIKQMTGQRPNLYWRLCWKLVSPCFLLYVVVVSIVTFRPPHYGDYIFPDWANALGWIIATSSMAMVPIYATYKFCSLPGSFREKLAYAITPEKDRQLVDRGEVRQFTLRHWLLV from the exons ATGAGCAAGAGCAAATGCTCCGTGGGACCAATGTCCTCTGTGGTGGCCCCGCCTAAAGAGTCCAATGCCATGGGCCCCAGAGAGGTGGAACTCATCCTTGTCAAGGAGCAGAATGGAGTGCAGCTGACCAACTCCACCCTCATCAACCCACCACAGACACCAGTGGAGGCTCAGGAGCGGGAGACCTGGAGCAAGAAAATTGATTTCCTGCTGTCAGTCATCGGCTTCGCTGTGGACCTCGCCAATGTCTGGCGGTTTCCCTACCTGTGCTACAAAAATGGTGGAG GTGCCTTCCTGGTACCCTACCTGCTCTTCATGGTTATTGCCGGGATGCCCCTCTTCTACATGGAGCTGGCCCTTGGGCAGTTCAACAGAGAAGGAGCTGCTGGCGTCTGGAAGATCTGCCCTATCCTGAAAG GTGTGGGCTTCACGGTCATCCTCATTTCTTTCTACGTGGGCTTCTTCTACAACGTCATCATCGCGTGGGCTCTGCActacttcttctcctccttcaccATGGACCTCCCGTGGATCCACTGCAACAACACCTGGAACAGCCCTAACTGCTCTGACGCCCAAGCCAGCAACTCTAGTGATGGCCTGGGCCTCAACGACACCTTCGGGACCACACCTGCTGCTGAGTACTTTGA GCGTGGCGTGCTGCACCTCCACCAGAGCAGTGGTATTGATGACCTGGGCCCTCCACGGTGGCAGCTTACAGCCTGCCTGGTGCTGGTCATTGTCTTGCTCTACTTCAGCCTGTGGAAGGGAGTGAAGACCTCCGGAAAG GTGGTGTGGATCACAGCTACCATGCCTTATGTGGTCCTCACTGCCCTGCTACTACGTGGAGTCACCCTCCCTGGAGCCCTGGACGGCATCAAAGCATACCTCAGTGTGGACTTTTACCGGCTCTGTGAGGCATCT GTGTGGATCGATGCTGCCACCCAGGTGTGCTTCTCCCTGGGCATTGGTTTTGGGGTGCTGATTGCCTTCTCCAGTTACAATAAGTTCACCAACAATTGCTATAG AGATGCAATCATCACCACATCTATTAACTCCCTGACAAGCTTCTCCTCTGGTTTCGTCGTCTTCTCCTTCCTGGGGTACATGGCACAGAAGCACAACGTGCCCATTGGAGATGTGGCCACAGATG GACCTGGATTGATCTTCATCATCTACCCTGAAGCAATCGCCACACTCCCGCTGTCCTCGGCCTGGGCTGCTGTCTTCTTCCTCATGCTGCTCACTCTGGGCATCGACAGTGCA AtggggggcatggagtctgtgaTCACTGGGCTGGTTGATGAGTTCCAGCTACTGCATCGGCACCGAGAGCTCTTCACTCTTGGCATTGTCCTGGCCaccttcctgctgtctctcttcTGTGTCACCAAT GGTGGCATCTACGTCTTCACACTGCTGGACCATTTCGCAGCTGGCACATCCATCCTCTTTGGGGTGCTCATTGAAGCCATTGGGGTGGCCTGGTTCTACG GTGTCAAGCAATTCAGCGACGACATCAAGCAGATGACAGGGCAGAGACCCAACCTGTACTGGCGGCTATGCTGGAAGCTGGTCAGTCCCTGCTTCCTCCTG TATGTTGTTGTGGTCAGTATTGTGACCTTCAGACCCCCACACTATGGAGACTACATCTTCCCAGACTGGGCCAATGCACTGGGCTGGATCATCGCCACATCCTCAATGGCTATGGTGCCCATTTATGCCACCTATAAGTTCTGCAGCCTGCCAGGGTCCTTCCGAGAG AAACTGGCCTATGCCATCACACCTGAGAAAGACCGCCAGCTAGTGGACAGAGGGGAGGTGCGCCAATTCACG CTGCGCCACTGGCTGTTGGTGTAA
- the Slc6a3 gene encoding sodium-dependent dopamine transporter isoform X1: MLLARLRRKKQSSLGSNLPMSKSKCSVGPMSSVVAPPKESNAMGPREVELILVKEQNGVQLTNSTLINPPQTPVEAQERETWSKKIDFLLSVIGFAVDLANVWRFPYLCYKNGGGAFLVPYLLFMVIAGMPLFYMELALGQFNREGAAGVWKICPILKGVGFTVILISFYVGFFYNVIIAWALHYFFSSFTMDLPWIHCNNTWNSPNCSDAQASNSSDGLGLNDTFGTTPAAEYFERGVLHLHQSSGIDDLGPPRWQLTACLVLVIVLLYFSLWKGVKTSGKVVWITATMPYVVLTALLLRGVTLPGALDGIKAYLSVDFYRLCEASVWIDAATQVCFSLGIGFGVLIAFSSYNKFTNNCYRDAIITTSINSLTSFSSGFVVFSFLGYMAQKHNVPIGDVATDGPGLIFIIYPEAIATLPLSSAWAAVFFLMLLTLGIDSAMGGMESVITGLVDEFQLLHRHRELFTLGIVLATFLLSLFCVTNGGIYVFTLLDHFAAGTSILFGVLIEAIGVAWFYGVKQFSDDIKQMTGQRPNLYWRLCWKLVSPCFLLYVVVVSIVTFRPPHYGDYIFPDWANALGWIIATSSMAMVPIYATYKFCSLPGSFREKLAYAITPEKDRQLVDRGEVRQFTLRHWLLV; the protein is encoded by the exons GctaagaagaaagaagcagagttcCTTGGGCTCCAATCTACCCATGAGCAAGAGCAAATGCTCCGTGGGACCAATGTCCTCTGTGGTGGCCCCGCCTAAAGAGTCCAATGCCATGGGCCCCAGAGAGGTGGAACTCATCCTTGTCAAGGAGCAGAATGGAGTGCAGCTGACCAACTCCACCCTCATCAACCCACCACAGACACCAGTGGAGGCTCAGGAGCGGGAGACCTGGAGCAAGAAAATTGATTTCCTGCTGTCAGTCATCGGCTTCGCTGTGGACCTCGCCAATGTCTGGCGGTTTCCCTACCTGTGCTACAAAAATGGTGGAG GTGCCTTCCTGGTACCCTACCTGCTCTTCATGGTTATTGCCGGGATGCCCCTCTTCTACATGGAGCTGGCCCTTGGGCAGTTCAACAGAGAAGGAGCTGCTGGCGTCTGGAAGATCTGCCCTATCCTGAAAG GTGTGGGCTTCACGGTCATCCTCATTTCTTTCTACGTGGGCTTCTTCTACAACGTCATCATCGCGTGGGCTCTGCActacttcttctcctccttcaccATGGACCTCCCGTGGATCCACTGCAACAACACCTGGAACAGCCCTAACTGCTCTGACGCCCAAGCCAGCAACTCTAGTGATGGCCTGGGCCTCAACGACACCTTCGGGACCACACCTGCTGCTGAGTACTTTGA GCGTGGCGTGCTGCACCTCCACCAGAGCAGTGGTATTGATGACCTGGGCCCTCCACGGTGGCAGCTTACAGCCTGCCTGGTGCTGGTCATTGTCTTGCTCTACTTCAGCCTGTGGAAGGGAGTGAAGACCTCCGGAAAG GTGGTGTGGATCACAGCTACCATGCCTTATGTGGTCCTCACTGCCCTGCTACTACGTGGAGTCACCCTCCCTGGAGCCCTGGACGGCATCAAAGCATACCTCAGTGTGGACTTTTACCGGCTCTGTGAGGCATCT GTGTGGATCGATGCTGCCACCCAGGTGTGCTTCTCCCTGGGCATTGGTTTTGGGGTGCTGATTGCCTTCTCCAGTTACAATAAGTTCACCAACAATTGCTATAG AGATGCAATCATCACCACATCTATTAACTCCCTGACAAGCTTCTCCTCTGGTTTCGTCGTCTTCTCCTTCCTGGGGTACATGGCACAGAAGCACAACGTGCCCATTGGAGATGTGGCCACAGATG GACCTGGATTGATCTTCATCATCTACCCTGAAGCAATCGCCACACTCCCGCTGTCCTCGGCCTGGGCTGCTGTCTTCTTCCTCATGCTGCTCACTCTGGGCATCGACAGTGCA AtggggggcatggagtctgtgaTCACTGGGCTGGTTGATGAGTTCCAGCTACTGCATCGGCACCGAGAGCTCTTCACTCTTGGCATTGTCCTGGCCaccttcctgctgtctctcttcTGTGTCACCAAT GGTGGCATCTACGTCTTCACACTGCTGGACCATTTCGCAGCTGGCACATCCATCCTCTTTGGGGTGCTCATTGAAGCCATTGGGGTGGCCTGGTTCTACG GTGTCAAGCAATTCAGCGACGACATCAAGCAGATGACAGGGCAGAGACCCAACCTGTACTGGCGGCTATGCTGGAAGCTGGTCAGTCCCTGCTTCCTCCTG TATGTTGTTGTGGTCAGTATTGTGACCTTCAGACCCCCACACTATGGAGACTACATCTTCCCAGACTGGGCCAATGCACTGGGCTGGATCATCGCCACATCCTCAATGGCTATGGTGCCCATTTATGCCACCTATAAGTTCTGCAGCCTGCCAGGGTCCTTCCGAGAG AAACTGGCCTATGCCATCACACCTGAGAAAGACCGCCAGCTAGTGGACAGAGGGGAGGTGCGCCAATTCACG CTGCGCCACTGGCTGTTGGTGTAA